Proteins encoded in a region of the Mangifera indica cultivar Alphonso unplaced genomic scaffold, CATAS_Mindica_2.1 Un_0094, whole genome shotgun sequence genome:
- the LOC123207691 gene encoding uncharacterized protein LOC123207691 isoform X1, producing MEACCSCVKKAACSCGKDECESGVNFSEEKQELAQELLGSGDEMVTVCDLVSGFACFEEIEMVCEKKAKAFGVEVEETENSELDCAADFEKILADSVKLEVGSSGIQECNEVNEMEFENGGRMVSEFSGIEGTGVLCDRKVQVFGLEVKGKLNSEVCCITDFEETSKDSVKLKVGCSGIQQRDKFNEEESEVKVETSSVVQGDNEDIKEKKSETLLEAKKKKLLAELEVSGLASQEGRKLVENNGVRIDAAIVSDVTVRPSLKIEVIDDTALIETVRVPKVIERNRKKREKEQGVDGKKARRSRRKEKDVKKALEMSENGNSLADNVDGQDGELRHGKQEKIMYSRKEMEALRFINIAKQRKMWRDIYTGLGPVVMTEYDDLSSFKHQKQILNFDQKQNVSRKPETDGILGVVAARGRRSHFNIFVH from the exons ATGGAGGCCTGTTGCAGTTGCGTGAAGAAGGCGGCTTGTTCTTGTGGTAAAGATGAATGTGAGAGCGGTGTCAACTTTAGTGAAGAAAAACAAGAACTTGCTCAAGAATTGTTGGGTTCTGGTGATGAAATGGTCACTGTTTGTGATTTGGTTTCTGGGTTCGCTTGTTTTGAAGAAATAGAGATGGTCTGTGAGAAAAAGGCCAAAGCTTTTGGTGTGGAAGTTGAAGAAACAGAGAATAGTGAACTGGATTGTGCTGCTGATTTTGAAAAGATTCTGGCAGATTCTGTGAAACTTGAAGTGGGTTCCTCTGGAATTCAAGAATGTAATGAAGTCAATGAAATGGAATTTGAGAATGGAGGTAGGATGGTTTCTGAATTTTCTGGAATTGAAGGCACTGGGGTGCTTTGTGATAGAAAGGTGCAGGTTTTTGGTTTGGAAGTTAAAGGAAAGCTGAATAGCGAGGTGTGTTGTATTACCGATTTTGAAGAAACCTCGAAAGATTCTGTTAAACTTAAAGTGGGTTGCTCTGGAATTCAACAACGTGATAAGTTCAATGAAGAGGAGTCCGAGGTTAAAGTTGAGACGAGTTCTGTTGTGCAAGGTGATAATGaagatataaaagaaaagaaatctgAAACTCTGTTGGAggccaagaagaagaagttaTTGGCTGAACTTGAAGTTTCTGGTCTAGCTAGTCAAGAAGGGCGCAAACTGGTGGAAAATAATGGTGTGAGGATTGACGCTGCAATAGTAAGTGATGTGACTGTTAGGCCCTCTCTTAAGATTGAAGTAATTGATGATACAGCATTGATTGAGACTGTTAGGGTTCCTAAGGTGATAGAGAGGAAcaggaagaaaagagagaaggaACAAGGCGTGGATGGAAAGAAGGCAAGAAGATCGAGAAGGAAGGAGAAAGATGTGAAAAAGGCTTTGGAGATGAGCGAAAATGGTAATAGTTTGGCTGATAATGTGGACGGTCAAGATGGTGAGTTAAGGCatggaaaacaagaaaaaattatgtacTCAAGGAAGGAGATGGAAGCCCTGAGATTTATCAACATTGCGAAACAGCGGAAAATGTGGAGGGATATATACACTGGACTTGGACCTGTGGTGATGACTGAGTATGATGACCTGTCTAGCTTCAAGCATCAGAAGCAGATCTTGAATTTTGATCAGAAGCAGAACGTCTCAAGGAAGCCAGAAACTGACGGGATTCTTG GTGTGGTTGCTGCAAGGGGAAGAAGGAGCCATTTCAATATCTTTGTGCATTGA
- the LOC123207691 gene encoding uncharacterized protein LOC123207691 isoform X2, whose translation MEACCSCVKKAACSCGKDECESGVNFSEEKQELAQELLGSGDEMVTVCDLVSGFACFEEIEMVCEKKAKAFGVEVEETENSELDCAADFEKILADSVKLEVGSSGIQECNEVNEMEFENGGRMVSEFSGIEGTGVLCDRKVQVFGLEVKGKLNSEVCCITDFEETSKDSVKLKVGCSGIQQRDKFNEEESEVKVETSSVVQGDNEDIKEKKSETLLEAKKKKLLAELEVSGLASQEGRKLVENNGVRIDAAIVSDVTVRPSLKIEVIDDTALIETVRVPKVIERNRKKREKEQGVDGKKARRSRRKEKDVKKALEMSENGNSLADNVDGQDGELRHGKQEKIMYSRKEMEALRFINIAKQRKMWRDIYTGLGPVVMTEYDDLSSFKHQKQILNFDQKQNVSRKPETDGILEPRNTRSSFDDIGAK comes from the exons ATGGAGGCCTGTTGCAGTTGCGTGAAGAAGGCGGCTTGTTCTTGTGGTAAAGATGAATGTGAGAGCGGTGTCAACTTTAGTGAAGAAAAACAAGAACTTGCTCAAGAATTGTTGGGTTCTGGTGATGAAATGGTCACTGTTTGTGATTTGGTTTCTGGGTTCGCTTGTTTTGAAGAAATAGAGATGGTCTGTGAGAAAAAGGCCAAAGCTTTTGGTGTGGAAGTTGAAGAAACAGAGAATAGTGAACTGGATTGTGCTGCTGATTTTGAAAAGATTCTGGCAGATTCTGTGAAACTTGAAGTGGGTTCCTCTGGAATTCAAGAATGTAATGAAGTCAATGAAATGGAATTTGAGAATGGAGGTAGGATGGTTTCTGAATTTTCTGGAATTGAAGGCACTGGGGTGCTTTGTGATAGAAAGGTGCAGGTTTTTGGTTTGGAAGTTAAAGGAAAGCTGAATAGCGAGGTGTGTTGTATTACCGATTTTGAAGAAACCTCGAAAGATTCTGTTAAACTTAAAGTGGGTTGCTCTGGAATTCAACAACGTGATAAGTTCAATGAAGAGGAGTCCGAGGTTAAAGTTGAGACGAGTTCTGTTGTGCAAGGTGATAATGaagatataaaagaaaagaaatctgAAACTCTGTTGGAggccaagaagaagaagttaTTGGCTGAACTTGAAGTTTCTGGTCTAGCTAGTCAAGAAGGGCGCAAACTGGTGGAAAATAATGGTGTGAGGATTGACGCTGCAATAGTAAGTGATGTGACTGTTAGGCCCTCTCTTAAGATTGAAGTAATTGATGATACAGCATTGATTGAGACTGTTAGGGTTCCTAAGGTGATAGAGAGGAAcaggaagaaaagagagaaggaACAAGGCGTGGATGGAAAGAAGGCAAGAAGATCGAGAAGGAAGGAGAAAGATGTGAAAAAGGCTTTGGAGATGAGCGAAAATGGTAATAGTTTGGCTGATAATGTGGACGGTCAAGATGGTGAGTTAAGGCatggaaaacaagaaaaaattatgtacTCAAGGAAGGAGATGGAAGCCCTGAGATTTATCAACATTGCGAAACAGCGGAAAATGTGGAGGGATATATACACTGGACTTGGACCTGTGGTGATGACTGAGTATGATGACCTGTCTAGCTTCAAGCATCAGAAGCAGATCTTGAATTTTGATCAGAAGCAGAACGTCTCAAGGAAGCCAGAAACTGACGGGATTCTTG AGCCTAGGAACACTAGAAGCAGCTTTGATGACATTGGTGCCAAGTAA
- the LOC123207688 gene encoding PTI1-like tyrosine-protein kinase 1: MRRWLCCTCQVEESYSPHENERLKKSPKDYQDGNHKSKVSAPAKPEVQKAAPPPIEVPDLSLDELEETTDNFGSKALIGEGSYGRVYYANLSSGKAVAVKKLDVSSEPETNAEFLTQVSMVSRLKHENLVELLGYCVDGNLRVLAYEFATMGSLHDILHGRKGVQGAQPGPVLDWMTRVRIAIDAAKGLEYLHEKVQPSIIHRDIRSSNVLLFEDFKAKIADFNLSNQSPDMAARLHSTRVLGTFGYHAPEYAMTGQLTQKSDVYSFGVVLLELLTGRKPVDHTMPRGQQSLVTWATPRLSEDKVKQCVDPKLKGEYPPKGVAKLAAVAALCVQYEAEFRPNMSIVVKALQPLLKSPAPARAPDPDPDA, translated from the exons aTGCGCCGGTGGCTTTGCTGTACTTGTCAAGTTGAGGAGTCTTACTCACCACATGAAAACGAGCGATTGAAAAAAAGCCCAAAGGATTATCAAGATG GGAACCACAAGTCCAAGGTTTCAGCTCCTGCTAAACCTGAAGTGCAAAAGGCGGCACCGCCACCTATTGAAGTGCCAGATTTATCTTTGGATGAACTGGAAGAAACTACTGACAACTTTGGATCAAAGGCATTAATTGGTGAAGGATCATATGGAAGAGTGTATTATGCAAACTTAAGTAGTGGAAAAGCTGTTGCTGTAAAGAAGCTAGATGTTTCATCTGAGCCTGAGACAAATGCTGAGTTTTTGACTCAg GTTTCAATGGTTTCAAGATTGAAGCATGAAAATCTTGTTGAGTTGCTTGGTTACTGTGTTGACGGAAATCTCCGTGTGCTTGCATACGAGTTTGCAACGATGGGATCTCTTCATGACATATTGCATG GTAGGAAGGGTGTTCAAGGAGCACAACCAGGTCCAGTGCTTGACTGGATGACACGGGTTAGAATTGCAATTGATGCAGCAAAGGGTTTGGAGTACTTGCATGAGAAGGTTCAACCTTCTATAATCCATAGGGATATCAGATCAAGCAATGTGCTTCTCTTTGAAGATTTCAAGGCCAAAATTGCAGATTTTAACCTTTCAAATCAGTCTCCTGACATGGCTGCTCGTCTTCATTCTACTCGTGTTTTGGGAACCTTTGGCTATCATGCTCCAGA ATATGCAATGACTGGACAATTGACCCAGAAAAGTGATGTTTACAGCTTTGGAGTTGTCCTTCTAGAGCTTTTGACAGGAAGGAAACCTGTTGATCACACTATGCCTCGTGGGCAACAGAGTCTCGTTACCTGG GCTACTCCGAGATTAAGTGAAGACAAAGTTAAACAGTGTGTGGATCCCAAGCTAAAAGGAGAATATCCTCCCAAAGGAGTAGCTAAG CTGGCAGCTGTTGCAGCATTGTGTGTGCAGTATGAAGCTGAGTTCCGGCCTAATATGAGCATTGTTGTGAAGGCTCTTCAACCACTTCTGAAGTCACCAGCTCCAGCTCGAGCTCCAGATCCAGATCCAGATGCCTAA
- the LOC123207692 gene encoding uncharacterized protein LOC123207692, protein MLLKNLMEDKQLDFNQPFLSVRRFSSTVTTSEAEVKRKTVNTVPKIPALPAYKSELKSGPIRNPRTIPFVWEQMPERPKNDSKSQTQAPEQPPIVPKLPPGRKSYSCSLFGTLNCTRFQGSKSPLVDPKWKTIVKTLNVHHGHLRFSEELRTPILEA, encoded by the exons ATGTTGCTGAAGAATTTGATGGAAGACAAGCAACTGGATTTTAATCAACCATTTCTATCTGTGAGGCGGTTCTCATCAACAGTGACCACCTCAGAAGCTGAGGTTAAAAGGAAAACAGTCAATACTGTTCCCAAAATACCTGCTCTCCCTGCTTACAAGTCAGAGTTGAAATCAGGTCCGATTAGGAACCCACGAACTATTCCTTTCGTGTGGGAGCAAATGCCAGAAAGGCCCAAGAATGATAGCAAATCACAAACTCAAGCTCCTGAGCAACCTCCCATTGTTCCAAAGCTTCCACCTGGAAGGAAATCATATAGTTGTTCTTTGTTTGGTACACTTAATTGTACAAGATTTCAGGGTTCCAAGTCTCCTTTAGTTGATCCCAAGTGGAAAACTATTGTCAAAACCTTGAATGTACACCATGGACATTTACGTTTCTCAGAG GAACTACGTACACCTATTCTAGAAGCATAA